CGTGAGGAGCGGGAGCCCGCCCTGCAGGCCGCTGTGTCAATGCTGAAACAGGGCGGGATCGTGGCTATAAAAGGGCTGGGTGGCTTCCATCTGGCCTGTGATGCGCAAAACCCTGCGGCGGTAAATACCCTTCGCGAGCGTAAGCGCCGCCCGACTAAGCCGCTGGCGGTGATGATCCCCGAGCGTCTGGCGGTGTGGCTGCCTGCTGACGTGCAGGCGCTGCTGCGCTCCCCGGCCGCGCCGGTGGTGCTGGTGGCTAAACACACGCTGTTTTGCGAGGCCATCGCCCCCGGCCTTAACGAGGTGGGGGTGATGCTGGCCGCCAACCCGCTCCAGCACCTGCTGATGCAGGATCTCGATCGCCCCCTGGTGATGACCTCCGGCAACCTCAACGGCTGTCCGCCAGCGTTGACCAACGACAAAGCCCTGCGCGATCTGGCCGGGATCGCCGACGGCTGGCTGCTGCACAACCGCGATATCGTCCAGCGCATGGACGACTCGGTGATGCGCGCCAGCGGCGAAATGCTGCGCCGCGCCAGGGGCTTTGTGCCGGATGCGCTGCCGCTGCCGCCCGGTTTTGAGCATGCGCCGTCGCTGCTCTGTCTCGGGGCGGATCGCAAAAATACCTTCTGCCTGGTGCGCGGCGGGCAGGCGGTGCTGAGCCAGCATCTGGGGGATCTGCATGATGACGACGCACAGGCCCAGTGGCAGCAGGCGCTGACCGCCATTCAGGACATCTGGCAGTTTACCCCCGAGCGGGTGGTGACCGATGCCCATCCCGGGTATCGCTCCACGCAGCTGGGGGAGGCGATGCCCTGTCCGCAGCATCGCGTGCTGCATCACCACGCCCACGCCGCGGCCTGCATGGCGGAGCACGGCTGGCCGCGCGACGGCGGGGATGTGATTGCCCTGGTGCTGGACGGTATCGGCCAGGGCGAGAACGGCGCGCTGTGGGGCGGGGAGTGCCTGCGGGTGAACTACCGCACCTGTGAAAAGCTGGGCGGACTGCCTGCGATGGCGCTGCCCGGGGGCGATCTGGCCGCGCGCCAGCCGTGGCGCAACCTGCTGGCCCAGTGGCAGGCGTTTGTGCCGGAGTGGCCGACCCTGCCGCAGACCGCCCTGCTGGAGAATAAACCCTGGCAGCCGCTGGCCCGGGCCATCGAACGCGGGATCAACGCGCCGCTGGCCTCCTCTGCCGGTCGGCTATTCGACGCCGTGGCAGCGGCGCTGAACTGCGCCCCGGAACAAATCAGTTATGAAGGGGAGGCTGCCTGTCGGCTGGAGGCGCTGGCCCTGAGCGCCGCGCCGCAGAGCCATCCGGTTACGATGCCGGTGCGCGACGGCGAACTGGATATGGCCACCTTCTGGCGGCAGTGGCTGAGCTGGCAGGCGTCTGACGCTGAGCGGGCGTGGGCCTTTCACGACGCGCTGGCTAAAGGGCTGGCGACGCTTGCGGGCGAACATGCCCGGCAGCATCAGCTTTCCACCATTGTGTGCAGCGGGGGCGTGCTGCACAACCGCCTGCTGCGGGAACGTCTGCAGTTCTGGCTGAGCGATTTTACCGTGCTGTTTCCCGGGCGGCTTCCCGCCGGTGACGGGGCGGTGGCATTTGGGCAGGCAGTGATTGCCGCCGCGATTTTTTCTTGAATCTGGATCTGACTATGTACATGAAATATTTCAATAACCATCCCAAAGCCATGGCGCTGATGCTGGCGTTAATCGCAACCAACATTCTGGCCTGGGCGCTGGCCTTTTACCTCTTTCACGCCACGCCGTCGCTTCTGGCGGCCAGCCTGCTCGCCTGGTGCTACGGCCTGCGCCACGCGGTGGATGCCGACCACATCGCCGCCATTGATAACGTCACCCGCAAGATGATGCAGCAGGGCAAACGCCCCTGCGGCGTGGGGGCCTGGTTCTCGCTGGGGCACTCGACGATTGTGGTGCTGGCCTCCATTGCCATCGCCGCCACCGCCACGGCGTTCAGCCGCAATATGGAGTGGTTCCACGAAACCGGCGGCACCATCGGGACGGCGGTCTCGGCTTTCTTCCTGCTGGCGATGGCGCTGGTGAACCTGGTGATCCTGCGCGACGTCTGGGGCAGCTTTAACAAAATGAAGCGCGGCGAAAGCGTGCCGGATGCGGTGTCGTTTGCGCAGGGCGGGGTGATGAACTGGCTGTTCCGCTCGGCGTTCCGCCTGGTCACCCGCAGCTGGCACATGTATCTGGTGGGCTTCCTGTTCGGCCTCGGGTTTGATACTGCCACCGAGATCGGCGTGCTGGGGATCTCCGCAGCCGGTGCCTCCAGCGGCATGTCGGTGTGGGCGATTATGGTCTTCCCGCTGCTGTTCACCAGCGGCATGGCGATGATCGACACCCTCGACAACCTGATTATGGTGGGTGCGTACGGCTGGGCGTTCAACAAGCCGCAGCGCAAGCTCTACTACAACATGACCATCACCGGCACCTCGGTGGTGGTGGCGCTGTTTATCGGCGGGCTGGAAGCGCTGGGTCTGCTGGCGGATAAGCTGGGCCTGGAGGGCGGCCTGTGGAACGGCGTCGCGGCGCTGAACGACAACCTGGGCAACGCCGGGTTTATCGTGGTCGGGCTGTTTGTCGCCTGCTGGCTCATCTCTCTGATTAACTACCGCTTTAAAGGCTACGACGCTCTGATTGTCCGCTAACGTCATCCCTGTCCGTTCGTCATGACACTTTTGACGAACGGACCTCTCACCTTCATTTATCCCACTATTTTTCAATGACTTAATTTAATATTTCAGGCTGGCATAGTTAATGCATAGCGCTGGGGACATATTACCAACGGAGTAACACCGATGAAGAAAGTCGTCACGGTTTGCCCCTATTGCGCATCGGGTTGCAAAATCAACCTGGTGGTCAATAACGGCAAAGTCGTCAAGGCTGAGGCAGCACAGGGTAAAACCAACCAGGGCGATCTCTGCCTGAAAGGGTATTACGGCTGGGATTTTATCAACGACACCAAAATCCTCACCCCGCGCCTGAAATCGCCAATGATCCGTCGCGAGCGCGGCGGCAAGCTGGAAGCCGTCTCCTGGGACGAAGCGCTGGACTACGTTGCCGGCAAGCTCAGCGCCATTAAGGCCGAGCACGGCCCGGACGCGATCATGACCACCGGGTCATCGCGCGGCACCGGGAATGAAACCAACTACATCATGCAAAAATTTGCCCGCGCGGCAGTCGGCACCAATAACGTCGACTGCTGCGCGCGCGTCTGACACGGCCCATCGGTTGCAGGTCTGCACCAGTCGGTCGGTAACGGCGCAATGAGTAACTCCATTGTCGGTATTGAGAATGCCGATATGGTCTTTATTTTTGGCTACAACCCGGCGGATTCGCACCCTATCGTGGCGAACCGCGTGATCAAAGCCAAACGCAACGGGGCGAAGATTATCGTCTGCGATCCGCGCAAAATTGAAACTGCGCGCATTGCGGATATGCATCTGGCCCTGAAAAACGGCTCCAACATCGCGCTGCTTAACGCGATGGGGCACGTGATTATTGAAGAACAGCTCTACGACCGCGCGTTTGTGGCGGCACGCACCGAGGGCTTCGAGGAGTATCGCAAGATCGTCGAAGGCTATACGCCGGAGTCCGTTGAGGCGGTCACCGGGGTCAGCGCGGCGGAGATCCGCCAGGCGGCGCGGATGTACGCGGCGGCAGAAAACGCGGCGATCCTCTGGGGAATGGGCGTGACCCAGTTCTATCAGGGGGTGGAAACCGTGCGCTCGCTCACCAGCCTGGCGCTGCTGACCGGCAATCTCGGCAAGCCGTCCGCAGGGGTTAACCCGGTGCGCGGCCAGAACAACGTGCAGGGCGCGTGCGACATGGGTGCGCTGCCGGATACCTATCCGGGCTATCAGTACATCAATAAACCGGAAAACCGGGCCAAGTTTGCCAAAGCCTGGGGCGTTGACTCGCTGCCTGCCCATACCGGGTATCGCATCAGCGAGCTGCCTCACAGGGTGGCCCACGGCGAAGTGCGCGCCGCGTACATCATGGGGGAAGATCCGCTCCAGACGGACGCCGAGCTCTCTGCGGTGCGTAAGGCGTTTGAGGAGCTGGAACTGGTCATCGTGCAGGACATCTTTATGACCAAGACCGCTGCCGCCGCCGATGTGATCCTGCCGTCCACCTCCTGGGGTGAGCACGAAGGGGTCTACACCGCCGCCGACCGTGGGTTCCAGCGCTTCTTTAAAGCGGTCGAGCCGAAGTGGGATCTGAAAACGGACTGGCAGATCATTAGCGAAATCGCCACGCGGATGGGCTACCCGATGCACTACAGCAATACCCAGGAGATCTGGGACGAGCTGCGTCATCTGTGTCCGGATTTCTACGGCGCCACCTACGAGAAGATGGGCGAGCTGGGTTATATCCAGTGGCCGTGCCGTGACGAGTCAGAGGCCGATCAGGGGACCGATTACCTGTTCGAAAAAGAGTTCTCCACCCCGAACGGGCTGGGGCAGCTCTATACCTGCGACTGGGTCGCGCCGATCGACAAGCTGACGGAAGAGTATCCGCTGGTGCTCTCGACCGTGCGTGAAGTGGGGCACTACTCCTGCCGCTCGATGACCGGTAACTGTGCCGCGCTGGCAGCGCTGGCCGACGAGCCGGGCTATGCGCAGATCAACACTGCCGACGCGGAGCGTCTCGGCATTGAAGATGAGGCGCTGGTGTGGGTCACCTCGCGTAAAGGGAAGGTCATCACCCGCGCGCAGGTGAGCGATCGACCGAACAAAGGTGCGGTGTATATGACCTACCAGTGGTGGATTGGTGCCTGTAACGAGCTGGTGACGGAGAACCTGAGCCCGATTACCAAAACGCCGGAGTATAAGTATTGCGCCGTGCGCGTGGAGCCGATCGCTGACCAGCAGGCTGCGGAGCAGTATGTGATTGATGAGTATCATAAGCTGAAGAAACATTTGCGGGAGCTTGCTGTCGGGTGAGTGGAACATGCGGGTGCTGTGGTGGTTCCGTTCTCCATACGTTCGCTGCTTTTCTGTAAACCACGTCACCTGTGAACGTGTAAAGGGGGCTATCGCGCCCCCTTTACAATCCCGGCTCCCGGCAAAGAAAATCGCCGCTTCGCGGTCCCCTCAGCTTATGCCCTTCGGCTATCGGGTCGGGCGTGATCCTGGATCCCTGTAGGTCACGCCCTCTCGGCGCATCCCTGCGCCTCGCCCCGGCCTACGGTCAACGCCTCAGCGATTTTCAGCCGGATTCTGGCGTCGCTGTAAGTCTTTTATTCTTTTCACTTTCTTCATCGCTGGCTTTTGGGCTTGGGGTTTTGTAGGCCCGTGCAAGCGCAGCGCCGCCGGGCGGGGCCTGGCTGTTTCCATGTAATATTTTCTGTTGCTTTAAATCTTTGCGAGGCGGCTTCCGGGAATGGTTTTTCTGGGTTGTTGCCTGAAACGCATTGCCTTATCTTCCTGTTGCGCCTGCAAAATCAGGCGTCGGGATTGGAACCCTGACTGACTTTATCGATGACATAAGAGGCCTT
This DNA window, taken from Leclercia adecarboxylata, encodes the following:
- the fdhF gene encoding formate dehydrogenase subunit alpha, whose translation is MKKVVTVCPYCASGCKINLVVNNGKVVKAEAAQGKTNQGDLCLKGYYGWDFINDTKILTPRLKSPMIRRERGGKLEAVSWDEALDYVAGKLSAIKAEHGPDAIMTTGSSRGTGNETNYIMQKFARAAVGTNNVDCCARVUHGPSVAGLHQSVGNGAMSNSIVGIENADMVFIFGYNPADSHPIVANRVIKAKRNGAKIIVCDPRKIETARIADMHLALKNGSNIALLNAMGHVIIEEQLYDRAFVAARTEGFEEYRKIVEGYTPESVEAVTGVSAAEIRQAARMYAAAENAAILWGMGVTQFYQGVETVRSLTSLALLTGNLGKPSAGVNPVRGQNNVQGACDMGALPDTYPGYQYINKPENRAKFAKAWGVDSLPAHTGYRISELPHRVAHGEVRAAYIMGEDPLQTDAELSAVRKAFEELELVIVQDIFMTKTAAAADVILPSTSWGEHEGVYTAADRGFQRFFKAVEPKWDLKTDWQIISEIATRMGYPMHYSNTQEIWDELRHLCPDFYGATYEKMGELGYIQWPCRDESEADQGTDYLFEKEFSTPNGLGQLYTCDWVAPIDKLTEEYPLVLSTVREVGHYSCRSMTGNCAALAALADEPGYAQINTADAERLGIEDEALVWVTSRKGKVITRAQVSDRPNKGAVYMTYQWWIGACNELVTENLSPITKTPEYKYCAVRVEPIADQQAAEQYVIDEYHKLKKHLRELAVG
- a CDS encoding HoxN/HupN/NixA family nickel/cobalt transporter, giving the protein MKYFNNHPKAMALMLALIATNILAWALAFYLFHATPSLLAASLLAWCYGLRHAVDADHIAAIDNVTRKMMQQGKRPCGVGAWFSLGHSTIVVLASIAIAATATAFSRNMEWFHETGGTIGTAVSAFFLLAMALVNLVILRDVWGSFNKMKRGESVPDAVSFAQGGVMNWLFRSAFRLVTRSWHMYLVGFLFGLGFDTATEIGVLGISAAGASSGMSVWAIMVFPLLFTSGMAMIDTLDNLIMVGAYGWAFNKPQRKLYYNMTITGTSVVVALFIGGLEALGLLADKLGLEGGLWNGVAALNDNLGNAGFIVVGLFVACWLISLINYRFKGYDALIVR
- the hypF gene encoding carbamoyltransferase HypF, whose translation is MSTNGTLVRIRGKVQGVGFRPWVWQVAQQLELKGDVCNDGDGVEVRLVGEAQAFIRQLAAGCPPLARIDDISQQPWRWAQRPVDFTIRASAHGQMTTQVVPDAATCPACLAEMNDPHERRYRYPFINCTHCGPRFTIIRAMPYDRPATTMAAFALCPACEAEYRNPADRRFHAQPVACPDCGPQISWVSGAAREEREPALQAAVSMLKQGGIVAIKGLGGFHLACDAQNPAAVNTLRERKRRPTKPLAVMIPERLAVWLPADVQALLRSPAAPVVLVAKHTLFCEAIAPGLNEVGVMLAANPLQHLLMQDLDRPLVMTSGNLNGCPPALTNDKALRDLAGIADGWLLHNRDIVQRMDDSVMRASGEMLRRARGFVPDALPLPPGFEHAPSLLCLGADRKNTFCLVRGGQAVLSQHLGDLHDDDAQAQWQQALTAIQDIWQFTPERVVTDAHPGYRSTQLGEAMPCPQHRVLHHHAHAAACMAEHGWPRDGGDVIALVLDGIGQGENGALWGGECLRVNYRTCEKLGGLPAMALPGGDLAARQPWRNLLAQWQAFVPEWPTLPQTALLENKPWQPLARAIERGINAPLASSAGRLFDAVAAALNCAPEQISYEGEAACRLEALALSAAPQSHPVTMPVRDGELDMATFWRQWLSWQASDAERAWAFHDALAKGLATLAGEHARQHQLSTIVCSGGVLHNRLLRERLQFWLSDFTVLFPGRLPAGDGAVAFGQAVIAAAIFS